A stretch of the Planktothricoides raciborskii GIHE-MW2 genome encodes the following:
- a CDS encoding AAA family ATPase, whose product MYRKNQEQDLLRNGWRPLYRDLDPQFLLELVSNDPWKITQKSLDLLSRIADNLGRNNYAWWANILNLFSEDLRYNIDDFWDYITPEPPLPNQDYLETLSTETPVFQLVNRDTIPIDYVLRRLQEITVFAILDLIGRPDMILQCYDERHFYYPVDRFDKWEKLDAIGTIFAYWSKPDIWLQINSGGSTIKRYTLMAKKLGYLVSQATKNLAVMLSGYQTRVGKIHSQYPLSSFPSNIQSFTHEVKEAILNQEQLAVLVQGKPGTGKTAWTQAIAHEILSPLGYVIFILDHDAVENFIPPSYLERICLIINEADNLAQDRAREAAQWTSKTEHILSLLDGTLYKSVISESGIQDQQRLVVLMTCNTTERLDPAFLRKGRVDLISEFTYQFV is encoded by the coding sequence ATGTATAGAAAAAATCAAGAACAAGACCTGTTAAGAAATGGTTGGCGACCCTTATATCGTGACCTGGATCCGCAATTTTTATTAGAACTGGTGTCTAATGATCCGTGGAAAATAACTCAAAAAAGTTTAGATTTGCTCAGTCGAATCGCCGATAATTTAGGCAGAAATAACTATGCTTGGTGGGCGAATATTTTGAATTTGTTTTCCGAAGATTTACGCTATAATATCGATGATTTTTGGGACTATATTACCCCAGAACCGCCCCTGCCTAATCAGGATTATCTAGAAACCCTGAGTACAGAAACTCCGGTATTCCAGTTGGTCAACCGGGATACTATTCCCATTGATTATGTTCTCCGCAGGCTACAAGAAATTACCGTTTTCGCAATTTTAGATTTAATCGGTCGCCCGGATATGATTCTCCAATGTTACGATGAGCGACATTTTTATTATCCTGTGGATCGCTTTGACAAATGGGAAAAATTAGATGCGATCGGCACCATTTTCGCTTATTGGTCAAAACCAGATATATGGCTGCAAATTAACAGTGGGGGCAGTACCATTAAACGATATACTCTCATGGCCAAAAAATTAGGTTATTTGGTCAGCCAAGCTACCAAAAATTTAGCGGTGATGCTGAGTGGTTATCAAACTCGCGTGGGGAAAATTCATAGCCAATATCCCCTGAGTTCTTTTCCTAGCAATATTCAAAGCTTTACCCATGAGGTGAAAGAAGCTATTCTCAACCAAGAACAATTAGCGGTTTTGGTCCAAGGAAAGCCCGGTACAGGAAAAACTGCCTGGACACAAGCGATCGCTCACGAAATTTTATCCCCCTTGGGTTATGTGATATTTATTCTTGACCATGATGCGGTAGAAAACTTTATCCCACCGAGTTATTTAGAGCGGATTTGCTTAATTATTAATGAAGCGGATAACTTAGCCCAAGATCGAGCCAGAGAAGCGGCTCAATGGACAAGCAAAACTGAGCATATTCTCAGTTTACTTGATGGTACTTTATACAAAAGTGTGATTTCAGAATCGGGGATTCAAGACCAACAGCGATTGGTGGTTTTAATGACCTGTAATACTACCGAAAGACTCGATC
- a CDS encoding HpsJ family protein has protein sequence MSGSQEQGLSIYRLRLVGYGLLLFALADNLLVFYPPQLTNAAWELQAMGAVVERLPVPLLGLVMVFFGEDYERNRLEDIFLKIVSWFSLLLAIAFLLLLPLGINNTLRINAENNQNIQAQAQQRQAELEAVETQVNQSSTEQLQDLAVELNRIGLPVDTTKTQELKSDILSRVATAKEQLPAQTQATRSSQRQVLLKNSFKWNLGALIGSILFFYIWRGTYWAR, from the coding sequence ATGAGTGGCTCGCAAGAACAAGGACTTTCCATCTATAGACTACGCTTGGTAGGGTACGGTTTATTGCTGTTTGCACTGGCTGACAATCTTCTAGTTTTTTATCCACCTCAGTTGACTAACGCGGCCTGGGAATTGCAGGCAATGGGCGCAGTTGTGGAACGGTTGCCGGTGCCATTGTTAGGACTGGTGATGGTTTTTTTTGGGGAAGATTATGAGCGCAATCGCTTAGAAGATATTTTCTTAAAAATTGTATCTTGGTTTTCTTTATTGTTGGCGATCGCCTTTTTATTGCTCTTGCCTCTAGGGATTAATAATACCCTGCGGATCAATGCCGAAAATAATCAAAATATTCAAGCGCAAGCCCAACAAAGGCAGGCTGAACTCGAAGCCGTGGAAACTCAAGTCAATCAAAGCAGCACTGAACAACTGCAAGACCTGGCTGTGGAACTTAACCGCATAGGGTTGCCGGTAGATACGACCAAAACTCAGGAGCTTAAATCAGATATTCTCTCACGAGTTGCTACCGCGAAAGAACAGTTACCCGCTCAAACTCAAGCCACTCGAAGCAGTCAGCGTCAGGTTTTGCTCAAAAATTCATTTAAATGGAATCTGGGTGCTTTGATTGGGAGTATTTTATTTTTCTATATTTGGCGAGGCACCTATTGGGCTAGATGA
- a CDS encoding cyanoexosortase A system-associated protein, producing MIADSWKTARIALLGTTFAGVLLVLVKSIFYPASSDRSLSAFDFPQTVPLSGWQQIKATPLPVTEDALFVSGTHYQYLQDDRSLDIKMYYVVLDNASGLQGVIEQYGYENWVQNKVEMRQDKNIGFYGLWQKENRVNLAACINPIPGTTLTTDQFGQKYNSQAFQLGRIIPWLLGRAPLRDSRCLWTTLSIPIETGKSPKELYPVLEEVWFSWYEWWQPRFPQR from the coding sequence ATGATTGCTGATTCCTGGAAAACTGCTAGAATCGCCCTGTTAGGGACAACGTTTGCCGGTGTTCTGTTGGTATTGGTAAAATCGATTTTCTATCCAGCAAGTAGCGATCGCTCCCTATCTGCTTTTGACTTTCCTCAAACCGTACCTTTATCCGGGTGGCAGCAGATTAAAGCCACACCCTTGCCCGTGACCGAAGATGCTTTGTTTGTCTCTGGCACTCATTATCAATATTTGCAAGACGACCGTTCCCTGGACATCAAAATGTACTATGTGGTGCTGGATAACGCCTCCGGTCTCCAGGGTGTCATTGAACAGTATGGTTATGAAAACTGGGTACAGAATAAAGTAGAAATGCGGCAAGATAAAAACATCGGTTTTTATGGTCTTTGGCAGAAGGAAAATCGCGTTAACCTTGCTGCCTGCATTAACCCTATCCCTGGAACTACATTGACTACAGACCAGTTTGGCCAAAAGTACAACAGTCAAGCTTTTCAGTTGGGTCGAATTATTCCTTGGCTGCTGGGAAGAGCGCCTTTGAGAGACAGTCGTTGTCTCTGGACAACGTTATCTATACCCATCGAAACCGGGAAATCACCAAAAGAACTTTACCCTGTGTTAGAAGAGGTTTGGTTTTCTTGGTATGAATGGTGGCAGCCACGATTTCCACAGCGATAA
- the crtA gene encoding cyanoexosortase A, which produces MDSLKLWESPKYWLLAIATGLIAIHLTLTWRSNNVDVLGTSLLFWGAGAILMWEKKDSLDLETELVSTLAGISILALVLLKSLSISGYDIFLRFSPLISGLGLGLLASGFKGLKQYWQELLIVGFIAIPPGLILKFIDVAPVTARFSHFMLHYLGVNVTRQGVHLIVANSSLEVASGCTGVGAILQLLGLAMLVLLMFPTNLRQKILVLLSATVVAFVVNGARVALMTYLLAFYGQKAFEYWHYGDGSLIFSMIAVAIFGLFCWFTVLRDEPKNSPSGE; this is translated from the coding sequence ATGGACTCGCTTAAATTATGGGAAAGTCCCAAGTATTGGCTGTTGGCGATCGCCACAGGCTTAATTGCCATCCATCTCACCTTAACTTGGCGATCGAACAACGTCGATGTACTCGGCACCAGCTTGCTGTTTTGGGGCGCGGGTGCGATACTGATGTGGGAAAAAAAAGACTCACTGGACTTGGAAACTGAGCTAGTCTCAACCTTGGCGGGCATCTCGATCCTCGCCTTGGTGCTACTCAAAAGTCTTTCCATCTCCGGTTATGACATTTTCCTGCGTTTTTCACCGTTAATTTCTGGGCTAGGGCTGGGGCTGCTGGCTTCTGGTTTCAAAGGCTTAAAGCAATATTGGCAAGAACTACTGATCGTCGGTTTTATTGCCATTCCCCCCGGATTAATTTTAAAGTTTATTGATGTTGCCCCAGTCACCGCTAGATTTAGCCATTTTATGCTTCATTATTTAGGTGTTAATGTCACTCGCCAAGGAGTTCATCTAATTGTCGCCAACTCCAGTTTAGAAGTCGCTTCTGGTTGTACCGGAGTCGGGGCAATATTGCAATTGCTGGGACTGGCAATGCTGGTGTTATTAATGTTTCCCACCAATTTACGCCAGAAAATTTTGGTGCTGCTGAGTGCAACCGTGGTGGCATTTGTGGTCAATGGCGCCCGAGTTGCTCTGATGACCTATCTGTTAGCTTTTTATGGTCAAAAAGCTTTTGAATACTGGCATTATGGGGATGGTTCTCTAATTTTTTCGATGATTGCGGTGGCGATTTTTGGATTATTCTGCTGGTTTACGGTGTTGCGAGATGAACCGAAAAATTCACCATCGGGAGAATAA
- a CDS encoding PEP-CTERM sorting domain-containing protein (PEP-CTERM proteins occur, often in large numbers, in the proteomes of bacteria that also encode an exosortase, a predicted intramembrane cysteine proteinase. The presence of a PEP-CTERM domain at a protein's C-terminus predicts cleavage within the sorting domain, followed by covalent anchoring to some some component of the (usually Gram-negative) cell surface. Many PEP-CTERM proteins exhibit an unusual sequence composition that includes large numbers of potential glycosylation sites. Expression of one such protein has been shown restore the ability of a bacterium to form floc, a type of biofilm.) translates to MMNTKLFATAAAATTATALLGFAGAAQAFSFGNNGMSFGQDTGVKFNFIQSNNWFKSTVSVYEVTKDAKGKLQTTLVADLFKEVKNSDNGSKNGFLGTIEGGAVQVVNTTVTFLANKVYALGLTSANPDGTGTARTVFTMNALNIGGGQRAVFEAPHSQAKNGNDGAALLNPGGYSVADPFQPHPTDPNRFKPVSIGFEDIYWNAGDADYNDFIVTAEAPEPLTIGGLVLGGAGLLAARRRRQGKQA, encoded by the coding sequence ATGATGAACACTAAATTATTCGCTACTGCCGCTGCCGCTACTACCGCCACCGCTTTACTAGGTTTTGCCGGTGCCGCCCAAGCCTTCTCATTTGGCAACAATGGCATGAGCTTTGGCCAGGACACAGGTGTCAAGTTTAACTTTATCCAGTCTAATAACTGGTTCAAGTCTACCGTGTCTGTTTATGAAGTGACTAAAGACGCCAAAGGCAAGCTCCAGACCACCTTGGTCGCCGATTTGTTCAAAGAAGTAAAAAATTCTGACAATGGTTCCAAGAACGGATTTTTGGGAACTATCGAAGGCGGTGCAGTCCAAGTCGTCAACACCACAGTGACTTTTTTGGCCAACAAAGTTTACGCTCTCGGTCTGACCAGCGCCAATCCTGACGGGACTGGCACTGCAAGAACTGTCTTCACCATGAATGCCCTGAATATTGGGGGAGGCCAACGCGCAGTGTTTGAAGCACCCCACAGTCAAGCTAAAAATGGCAATGATGGTGCAGCGTTGCTTAATCCAGGTGGCTACTCCGTCGCAGATCCTTTCCAGCCTCATCCAACTGATCCCAATCGTTTCAAACCTGTCAGTATTGGCTTTGAGGATATCTACTGGAATGCTGGCGATGCTGACTACAATGACTTTATCGTCACCGCTGAAGCCCCCGAACCGTTGACGATTGGTGGTCTAGTCCTGGGAGGCGCTGGTTTGTTGGCCGCTCGTCGTCGTCGTCAAGGGAAACAAGCTTAG
- a CDS encoding pyridoxal phosphate-dependent aminotransferase — protein MKLADRVAQITPSLTLEIAAKAKALKAEGIDVCSFSAGEPDFDTPDHIKAAAAKALEAGKTKYGPVSGEPKLRECIANKLKTDNGLDYKAENVIVTNGGKHSLYNLMVAILNPGDEVIIPAPYWLSYPEMVRLADAVPVILPTTEESGYKITAAQLRAAITPKTKLLVFNSPSNPTGMVYSAAEVEAIAQVVVEKDILVVSDEIYEKILYEDEKHISIGSLGEEIFKRTIISNGFAKAYSMTGWRLGYLAGPLPIVKATSTIQSHSTSNVCTFAQYGAIAALEGSQDCVAQMVEAFAKRRQVMFDRLTAIPGIICPKPTGAFYMFPNISATGMKSLEFSKALLDSEKVAVIPGIAFGADDCIRLSYATDLATIEKGMDRLEKFMRNQGLS, from the coding sequence ATGAAGCTGGCAGATAGAGTTGCTCAAATTACCCCATCACTCACCTTGGAGATCGCTGCCAAAGCCAAGGCGCTGAAAGCAGAAGGAATTGATGTTTGTAGTTTCAGTGCCGGAGAACCGGATTTTGATACCCCGGATCATATCAAAGCGGCAGCGGCCAAAGCATTGGAGGCCGGAAAAACTAAGTATGGCCCGGTGTCTGGGGAACCGAAGTTGCGCGAGTGCATCGCCAATAAACTGAAAACTGATAACGGTCTGGACTACAAAGCGGAAAATGTGATCGTCACCAATGGCGGAAAGCATTCGCTTTATAACTTAATGGTGGCGATCCTCAATCCTGGTGACGAAGTAATCATTCCGGCGCCATATTGGTTGAGTTATCCAGAAATGGTGCGATTAGCGGATGCGGTCCCGGTCATTCTGCCCACCACCGAGGAGAGTGGCTATAAAATTACGGCGGCACAACTGCGGGCAGCCATCACACCGAAGACTAAGTTATTGGTGTTTAACTCCCCGTCAAACCCGACCGGGATGGTTTACAGCGCGGCAGAAGTGGAAGCGATCGCGCAAGTTGTCGTGGAAAAAGATATTTTGGTCGTTTCCGACGAGATTTACGAGAAAATTCTCTACGAGGATGAGAAGCATATCAGTATTGGTTCCCTCGGTGAAGAGATATTTAAACGCACCATTATTAGTAACGGGTTTGCCAAAGCTTACTCCATGACCGGGTGGCGTTTGGGCTATTTGGCTGGGCCCTTGCCGATCGTTAAAGCCACGAGTACCATTCAAAGTCATAGCACTTCTAACGTTTGTACCTTTGCCCAATATGGCGCGATCGCGGCTTTGGAAGGGTCACAAGACTGTGTAGCGCAAATGGTAGAAGCCTTTGCCAAACGCCGACAAGTCATGTTTGATAGATTAACGGCCATTCCGGGAATCATTTGTCCCAAACCTACCGGCGCCTTTTATATGTTTCCCAATATCAGCGCCACCGGGATGAAATCGCTGGAATTCTCCAAAGCCTTATTAGACTCGGAGAAAGTTGCCGTCATTCCGGGGATCGCTTTTGGCGCCGATGATTGCATTCGTCTCTCTTATGCCACGGATCTCGCCACCATTGAAAAAGGCATGGATCGCTTAGAGAAGTTTATGCGAAATCAAGGACTTTCCTAG
- a CDS encoding class I SAM-dependent methyltransferase: MSPDLNQLLSHIFLSIQQGTFQVNGNSALVQATQLLPSTNPQLINRDLVWKILDYLIDSRPFYLDYLKFSEVCLNAGLINPQLINKKSKLGEKLANIYAQCSVNYWQHNDLTTAESLAQRVIQLQPNLAGGYFNLAQIWEKKEKILEAIQACQKAVQLNPEFTEASHFLARLYTINNYQNWQKCRYVDAVQVSRQALELNPNSAAMQFNLGLALYYHALFDYQGAAFDEAALRFTKTLEFNPDVLDAKERLQTIPYLQKFAAKGYSISAECFTCLIPLWTKHLKKYAGFPGLQILEIGCFEGMATCWLLDEVLTDPDARITCIDIFEGVLYFQINNPEKHRLIERNFDVNIARNGAGYKVNKIVGYSQEVMRSLPLNSFDIVYIDGSHKASDVLEDAVISWRLVKPGGLIIFDDYNFVFEDHPEWNTGLAIDAFMKLFADQLKVIEIDQRQVFLEKTG, encoded by the coding sequence ATGTCTCCAGACTTAAACCAGTTACTTTCTCACATCTTCCTGAGTATCCAACAAGGAACCTTTCAAGTAAATGGAAATTCGGCTTTAGTTCAAGCCACCCAATTACTACCAAGCACAAATCCCCAGTTAATTAATCGTGATTTAGTCTGGAAAATTTTAGACTATTTAATAGACTCACGGCCATTTTATCTAGATTACTTAAAATTTAGTGAAGTTTGCTTAAATGCTGGTTTAATTAACCCGCAGCTAATAAATAAAAAATCTAAATTAGGGGAAAAACTGGCGAATATTTATGCTCAATGTTCGGTAAATTATTGGCAGCATAATGATTTAACTACCGCAGAATCTCTAGCCCAGAGAGTGATTCAACTGCAACCAAACTTAGCCGGTGGCTATTTTAATTTAGCGCAAATCTGGGAAAAAAAAGAAAAAATATTAGAAGCAATTCAAGCTTGCCAAAAAGCAGTACAACTAAATCCAGAATTTACTGAAGCTAGTCATTTTTTAGCGAGACTTTACACCATAAATAACTATCAAAATTGGCAAAAATGCCGATATGTCGATGCGGTTCAAGTATCGCGTCAAGCATTGGAACTAAATCCTAATTCCGCAGCCATGCAGTTTAATTTAGGATTAGCACTATATTATCACGCTTTATTTGATTATCAAGGGGCAGCGTTTGACGAAGCAGCCCTGAGATTTACCAAAACTTTAGAATTTAACCCAGATGTTCTGGATGCCAAAGAACGACTGCAAACCATTCCTTATTTGCAAAAATTTGCCGCAAAAGGCTATTCTATTTCCGCAGAATGCTTTACTTGTTTGATTCCTCTGTGGACAAAGCATTTAAAGAAATATGCCGGTTTCCCCGGATTACAGATATTGGAAATTGGCTGTTTTGAAGGCATGGCGACTTGTTGGTTACTGGATGAAGTGCTGACGGATCCTGACGCCAGAATTACTTGTATTGATATTTTTGAAGGGGTGTTATATTTCCAGATTAATAATCCGGAAAAACATCGGTTAATTGAGAGAAATTTTGATGTTAATATTGCCCGCAATGGGGCAGGATATAAGGTGAATAAAATTGTGGGCTATTCCCAGGAAGTGATGCGATCGCTCCCCTTAAATTCCTTCGATATTGTCTATATTGATGGTTCCCATAAAGCCAGTGATGTCTTAGAAGATGCGGTGATTAGCTGGCGATTAGTGAAACCCGGTGGGCTGATTATTTTTGATGATTATAATTTTGTCTTTGAAGACCATCCCGAATGGAATACCGGACTGGCGATCGATGCTTTTATGAAGCTATTTGCCGACCAACTCAAAGTAATTGAAATTGACCAGCGCCAAGTTTTCTTAGAAAAAACTGGTTGA
- a CDS encoding UbiD family decarboxylase, whose amino-acid sequence MARDLRGFLKLLEERGQLRRISALVDPDLEIAEISNRMLQAGGPALLFENVKGSDHPVAINLMGTEERVCWAMNMEKPIELEELGKKLAMLQQPKPPKKVAQAVEFGKVLFDVLKAKPGRDFFPACQQVTIQGDDLDLGKIPMIRPYGEDAGKIITLGLVITKDCETGTPNVGVYRLQLQSRNTMTVHWLSVRGGARHLRKAAAKGQKLEVAIALGIDPLIIMAAATPIPVDLSEWLFAGLYGGSGVQLAKCKTVDLEVPADSEFVLEGTITPGEELPDGPFGDHMGYYGGVEDSPLIRFHCMTHRKDPIYLTTFSGRPPKEEAMLAIALNRIYTPILRQQVSEIVDFFLPMEALSYKAAIISIDKAYPGQARRAALAFWSALPQFTYTKFVIVVDKDINIRDPRQVVWAISSKVDPSRDVFILENTPFDTLDFASEKIGLGGRMGIDATTKIPPETDHEWGKPLESDPDVAAMVDRRWVEYGLGDLKLTEVNPNLFGYNIQ is encoded by the coding sequence ATGGCAAGAGACTTACGCGGATTCCTGAAACTCCTAGAAGAACGGGGACAATTACGTCGGATTAGTGCTTTGGTTGACCCGGATTTGGAAATTGCCGAAATTTCTAATCGGATGCTGCAAGCGGGAGGGCCGGCACTTCTATTTGAAAATGTCAAAGGTTCCGATCATCCCGTGGCGATTAATTTGATGGGCACGGAAGAACGGGTTTGCTGGGCGATGAATATGGAAAAGCCCATTGAGTTAGAAGAGTTGGGCAAAAAGCTGGCGATGTTGCAACAGCCAAAGCCACCGAAAAAGGTCGCCCAAGCGGTAGAGTTTGGTAAGGTGCTGTTTGATGTGCTCAAAGCCAAGCCAGGACGGGACTTTTTCCCCGCTTGTCAGCAGGTGACGATTCAGGGAGATGATTTGGATTTGGGCAAAATCCCCATGATTCGCCCTTATGGTGAGGATGCGGGGAAAATTATTACTCTGGGTCTGGTGATAACCAAAGATTGCGAGACGGGAACGCCGAATGTGGGGGTTTATCGGTTGCAGTTGCAATCCCGGAATACGATGACAGTGCATTGGTTGTCGGTCCGGGGAGGCGCCCGCCATTTACGCAAGGCAGCGGCAAAAGGGCAAAAGTTAGAAGTAGCGATCGCCCTCGGTATTGACCCACTGATTATTATGGCTGCTGCGACGCCCATCCCCGTGGACTTATCAGAATGGTTATTTGCCGGACTTTATGGGGGCAGCGGGGTGCAACTTGCCAAGTGCAAAACCGTGGATTTAGAAGTGCCCGCTGATAGTGAATTTGTATTAGAAGGAACTATTACCCCTGGGGAAGAATTGCCCGATGGTCCATTTGGCGATCACATGGGATATTACGGCGGAGTGGAAGATTCGCCATTGATTCGCTTCCATTGTATGACCCATCGAAAAGACCCAATTTATTTAACCACATTTAGTGGTCGTCCCCCGAAAGAAGAGGCGATGTTAGCGATCGCTCTCAATCGGATTTATACCCCAATTTTGCGGCAACAAGTCTCGGAAATTGTGGACTTTTTCCTGCCAATGGAAGCCCTAAGTTATAAAGCCGCAATTATTTCCATTGATAAAGCTTATCCGGGACAAGCGCGACGGGCTGCCCTGGCTTTTTGGAGTGCCTTGCCCCAGTTTACTTATACCAAATTTGTCATAGTCGTAGACAAAGATATTAATATTCGCGACCCCCGGCAAGTGGTTTGGGCAATTAGTTCTAAAGTTGACCCATCGCGGGATGTATTTATTCTGGAAAATACCCCCTTTGATACCTTAGATTTTGCCAGCGAAAAAATCGGCTTAGGGGGACGTATGGGCATTGATGCTACTACGAAAATTCCCCCGGAAACCGACCATGAATGGGGGAAACCTTTGGAGTCAGACCCCGATGTAGCGGCAATGGTCGATCGCCGTTGGGTCGAATATGGATTAGGTGATTTAAAGTTAACCGAAGTCAATCCCAATTTATTTGGGTATAACATTCAGTAA
- the pflA gene encoding pyruvate formate-lyase-activating protein yields MPITGKIHSLESCGTVDGPGIRFIIFTQGCPLRCLYCHNPDCRNLQDGQEISVDDLIAEVQKYRTYMQFSGGGLTISGGEPLMQPEFITEIFKRAKALGIHTALDTSGFVDLEVAKPVLEYVDLVLLDIKSYDPVTYFKITHVDIQPTLTLAKYLQQIHKPTWIRFVLVPNLSDREDNIQGLAEFVSHLDNVEKVEVLPFHKMGEYKWETLGYDYRLHDTQPPSPAEVKNAIAIFQKYHLTVQ; encoded by the coding sequence ATGCCAATTACAGGTAAAATTCACTCCCTAGAAAGTTGTGGCACCGTTGATGGTCCCGGCATCCGATTTATTATTTTTACCCAAGGCTGTCCCCTGCGGTGTTTATATTGTCATAACCCCGATTGTCGTAATCTGCAAGATGGTCAAGAAATCTCCGTTGACGATCTGATTGCGGAGGTGCAAAAATATCGGACTTATATGCAGTTTTCCGGTGGAGGTCTGACGATTTCTGGGGGTGAACCTTTGATGCAACCAGAATTTATCACCGAAATCTTTAAACGGGCTAAAGCATTAGGTATCCATACCGCCCTGGATACATCTGGGTTTGTGGATTTAGAAGTGGCTAAACCTGTCTTAGAGTATGTGGATTTAGTCTTATTGGATATTAAATCTTACGACCCCGTTACTTATTTTAAAATTACCCATGTTGACATTCAGCCAACTTTGACGTTAGCTAAATATTTACAACAAATTCATAAACCTACTTGGATTCGCTTTGTGTTGGTGCCAAATCTATCCGATCGCGAGGATAATATTCAGGGATTAGCAGAGTTTGTTTCCCACTTAGATAATGTGGAAAAAGTGGAAGTTTTACCGTTTCATAAAATGGGCGAGTATAAGTGGGAAACTCTGGGCTATGATTACCGTTTGCACGACACGCAACCGCCCAGTCCGGCAGAAGTGAAAAATGCGATCGCGATTTTCCAGAAATATCATCTCACCGTTCAATAG